One Kaistella polysaccharea DNA segment encodes these proteins:
- a CDS encoding aminotransferase class I/II-fold pyridoxal phosphate-dependent enzyme — protein MENFNPANNIQDLQYFGEFGGVNPSISDSSTYTFLSAKTMFDTFEGNTEGCYLYSRHSSPSNLYLSEALAQMEGTESANVTASGMGAITSTLLQLCKSGNHIISSRTIYGGTYAFMKNFLPDFNIRTSFVDITDLSIVESAITENTKVIFCETVSNPLLEVADLKALAAIAKKHNLKLIVDNTFSPLSISPTILGTDITIHSLTKFINGSSDAVAGVVCASSQFVNDLKDVNSGACMLLGPTLDSLRASSILKNLRTLHIRIKKHSENAQYLAEKFEKDGLTIKYPGLESHPQHELFKSMMNVEYGFGGLLTLDVKTVEKANELMELMQKENLGYLAVSLGFYKTLFSASGSSTSSEIPEDEQKEMGLSQGLIRMSIGLDHDIKRTYEKMKWCMQQVHIL, from the coding sequence ATGGAAAATTTTAATCCGGCAAACAACATTCAGGATTTGCAATACTTTGGGGAATTCGGGGGCGTAAATCCATCTATTTCAGACAGTTCTACATATACGTTCCTTTCGGCAAAAACCATGTTCGATACTTTTGAAGGCAACACCGAAGGATGTTATTTATATTCAAGACATTCCTCGCCAAGCAACCTTTATCTCTCTGAAGCTTTAGCCCAGATGGAAGGTACAGAAAGCGCCAATGTAACAGCCTCTGGAATGGGAGCGATCACTTCTACCCTTCTTCAACTCTGCAAAAGTGGAAATCACATTATTTCCAGCCGAACGATTTACGGTGGAACTTATGCGTTCATGAAAAATTTTCTGCCAGACTTTAATATTAGAACTTCTTTTGTAGATATTACCGACCTTTCGATCGTTGAAAGCGCAATCACCGAAAATACAAAAGTGATCTTTTGCGAAACTGTCAGCAATCCTTTATTGGAAGTTGCGGATTTAAAAGCCTTGGCCGCAATTGCTAAAAAACACAATCTAAAATTGATCGTTGATAACACCTTTTCACCCCTTTCAATTTCCCCGACCATTTTAGGAACAGATATTACGATTCACAGTTTGACCAAATTTATTAATGGGAGCAGTGACGCTGTAGCAGGCGTTGTTTGTGCATCGTCGCAGTTTGTAAATGATTTGAAGGATGTAAATTCGGGCGCCTGCATGCTTTTGGGACCAACGTTGGACAGTTTGCGTGCTTCGAGTATTCTTAAAAATTTACGGACGCTCCATATCAGAATAAAAAAACACAGTGAGAATGCGCAGTATTTAGCAGAAAAATTTGAAAAAGACGGATTAACGATTAAATATCCAGGCTTGGAAAGTCATCCGCAACATGAGCTTTTTAAAAGTATGATGAATGTAGAATATGGCTTCGGCGGATTGCTCACGCTGGATGTAAAAACCGTAGAAAAAGCAAATGAATTGATGGAGTTAATGCAGAAAGAAAACCTCGGTTATCTTGCGGTGAGTCTTGGTTTTTACAAAACACTTTTCTCAGCTTCCGGAAGTTCAACCTCGTCAGAAATTCCAGAAGATGAACAAAAAGAGATGGGACTTTCCCAAGGATTAATCAGAATGTCTATCGGTTTAGATCACGATATCAAAAGAACGTATGAAAAAATGAAATGGTGTATGCAGCAAGTTCATATTTTGTAA
- a CDS encoding Lrp/AsnC family transcriptional regulator → MNLDLKDKKLLILLQNDSKKTTKQLAADLDLSVTAVFERIKKLEKHEVIEKYVALVNKSLLNKSFVVLCHVKLAQHKKEYIVQFEKEITQFPEVLECFHVSGDYDYILKICVADISEYREFMVSKLTNLQHIGSTQSSFMIKEVKNSTVIEP, encoded by the coding sequence ATGAACTTAGATCTAAAAGATAAAAAATTACTCATTTTGCTGCAGAATGATTCCAAGAAAACCACCAAACAACTGGCTGCAGACTTGGATTTGTCTGTTACTGCAGTTTTCGAGCGTATTAAAAAATTAGAGAAACACGAAGTAATCGAGAAATATGTGGCGTTGGTCAATAAAAGCCTACTGAATAAGAGCTTTGTTGTTTTGTGTCACGTAAAATTAGCACAACACAAGAAAGAATATATTGTTCAATTTGAAAAAGAAATCACGCAATTTCCGGAGGTTTTAGAATGTTTTCATGTCTCTGGTGATTACGATTATATTTTAAAAATCTGTGTCGCAGATATTTCTGAATATCGGGAATTTATGGTGAGTAAACTCACGAATCTACAACATATTGGGAGTACACAAAGTTCGTTTATGATCAAAGAAGTTAAGAATTCTACCGTTATTGAACCATAG
- the purE gene encoding 5-(carboxyamino)imidazole ribonucleotide mutase gives MVGIIMGSQSDLAIMEQAAEFLNSLEIPYELTVVSAHRTPERMFEYAKSAKSRGLKVIIAGAGGAAHLPGMVASGTTLPVIGVPILSSNSIDGWDSVLSILQMPSGIPVATVALNGAANAGILAAKILGTSDEQISKKLEDYQVSLKDKVLGTVTELKKVHPNNFDL, from the coding sequence ATGGTCGGAATTATAATGGGAAGCCAAAGTGATCTTGCAATCATGGAACAGGCCGCTGAATTTCTTAACTCCCTGGAAATTCCTTATGAATTGACGGTAGTTTCCGCGCACAGAACGCCGGAAAGGATGTTCGAATATGCAAAATCTGCAAAATCTCGTGGTTTGAAAGTTATCATTGCTGGTGCCGGCGGTGCAGCGCATTTGCCTGGCATGGTGGCGAGTGGTACAACGTTGCCCGTGATTGGTGTACCTATTTTATCTTCGAATTCTATTGATGGTTGGGATTCTGTACTTTCTATCTTGCAAATGCCATCCGGAATTCCTGTGGCAACGGTCGCCTTGAATGGTGCTGCAAACGCCGGGATTCTGGCGGCGAAAATATTAGGAACTTCGGATGAGCAAATCTCGAAGAAATTGGAGGATTATCAGGTTTCACTAAAAGATAAAGTCTTGGGAACGGTAACTGAGCTTAAAAAAGTGCATCCCAATAATTTTGATCTTTAA